Proteins from a single region of Callithrix jacchus isolate 240 chromosome 12, calJac240_pri, whole genome shotgun sequence:
- the ATXN2L gene encoding ataxin-2-like protein isoform X15, with amino-acid sequence MLKPQPPQQPSQPQQPPPTQQAVARRPPGGTSPPNGGLPGPLATSAAPPGPPAAASPCLGPVAAAGSGLRRGTEGILAPQPPPPQQQHQERPGAATIGSARGQSTGKGPPQSPVFEGVYNNSRMLHFLTAVVGSTCDVKVKNGTTYEGIFKTLSSKFELAVDAVHRKASEPAGGPRREDIVDTMVFKPSDVMLVHFRNVDFNYATKDKFTDSAIAMNSKVNGEHKEKVLQRWEGGDSNSDDYDLESDMSNGWDPNEMFKFNEENYGVKTTYDSSLSSYTVPLEKDNSEEFRQRELRAAQLAREIESSPQYRLRIAMENDDGRTEEEKHSAVQRQGSGRESPSLASREGKYIPLPQRVREGPRGGVRCSSSRGGRPGLSSLPPRGPHHLDNSSPGPGSEARGINGGPSRMSPKAQRPLRGAKTLSSPSNRPSGETSVPPPPAVGRMYPPRSPKSAAPAPISASCPEPPIGSAVPTSSASIPVTSSVSDPGVGSISPASPKISLAPTDVKELSTKEPGRTLEPQELARIAGKVPGLQNEQKRFQLEELRKFGAQFKLQPSSSPENSLDPFPPRILKEEAKGKEKEVDGLLASEPMGSPVSSKTESLSDKEDKPPLAPAGGTEGPEQPPPPCPSQTGSPPVGLIKGEDKDEGPVAEQVKKSTLNPNAKEFNPTKPLLSVNKSTSTPTSPGPRTHSTPSIPVLTAGQSGLYSPQYISYIPQIHMGPAVQAPQMYPYPVSNSVPGQQGKYRGAKGSLPPQRSDQHQPASAPPMMQAAAAAGPPLVAATPYSSYIPYNPQQFPGQPAMMQPMAHYPSQPVFAPMLQSNPRMLTSGSHPQAIVSSSTPQYPSAEQPTPQALYATVHQSYPHHATQLHAHQPQPATTPTGSQPQSQHAAPSPVQHQAGQAPHLGSGQPQQNLYHPGALTGTPPSLPPGPSAQSPQSSFPQPAAVYAIHHQQLPHGFTNMAHVTQAHVQTGITAAPPPHPGAPHPPQVMLLHPPQSHGGPPQGAVPQSGVPALSASTPSPYPYIGHPQAPLPPPGELKIVLAAT; translated from the exons ATGTTGAAGCCTCAGCCGCCACAACagccctcccagccccagcagccGCCCCCCACGCAACAGGCCGTGGCCCGCCGGCCCCCCGGGGGCACCAGCCCTCCCAACGGCGGGCTCCCGGGGCCGCTGGCCACCTCCGCGGCTCCGCCCGGGCCTCCAGCGGCCGCCTCCCCCTGCCTGGGGCCTGTGGCCGCTGCCGGTAGCGGGCTCCGCCGGGGAACAGAAGGCATCTTGgcgccgcagccgccgccgccgcagcagCAGCACCAGGAGAGGCCAGGGGCTGCCACCATCGGCAGCGCCAG gGGACAGAGCACAGGAAAGGGACCCCCACAATCACCT GTGTTTGAAGGTGTCTACAACAACTCCAGAATGCTGCATTTTCTTACCGCTGTTGTG GGCTCCACTTGTGATGTAAAGGTGAAAAATGGCACCACCTATGAGGGTATCTTCAAGACGCTAAGCTCAAAG TTTGAACTAGCAGTGGATGCTGTGCACCGGAAAGCATCTGAGCCAGCAGGTGGCCCTCGTCGGGAGGACATTGTGGACACCATGGTGTTTAAGCCAAGTGACGTCATGCTCGTTCACTTCCGAAACGTTGACTTCAACTACGCTACTAAAG ACAAGTTCACCGATTCAGCCATTGCCATGAACTCGAAAGTGAATGGGGAACACAAAGAGAAGGTGCTTCAGCGCTGGGAGGGGGGTGACAGCAACAGCGACGACTACGACCTTGAGTCCGACATG TCCAATGGATGGGACCCCAATGAAATGTTCAAGTTCAATGAGGAGAACTACGGTGTGAAGACCACCTATGATAGCAGTCTTTCTTCTTATAC GGTGCCCTTAGAAAAGGACAACTCAGAAGAGTTTCGTCAGCGAGAGCTACGTGCGGCCCAGTTAGCTCGAGAGATTGAATCAAGCCCCCAGTACCGCCTACGGATCGCCATGGAGAATGATGATGGGCGCACTGAAGAGGAGAAGCACAGTGCAGTGCAGCGGCAGGGTTCAGGGCGGGAGAGCCCCAGCTTGGCATCCAG GGAGGGGAAGTATATCCCTCTGCCTCAACGAGTCCGGGAAGGCCCCCGGGGAGGAGTTCGATGCAGCAGCTCTCGGGGCGGGCGGCCTGGCCTTAGCTCTTTGCCACCTCGTGGCCCTCACCATCTGGACAACAGTAGCCCTGGCCCAGGTTCTGAGGCCCGTGGTATCAATGGAG gccctTCCCGCATGTCCCCAAAGGCACAGCGGCCTCTGAGAGGTGCCAAGACTCTGTCTTCGCCCAGTAATAGGCCTTCTGGAGAAACTTCTGTTCCACCACCTCCTGCAG tGGGCCGGATGTATCCCCCACGTTCTCCCAAGTCTGCTGCACCTGCCCCAATCTCAGCTTCCTGTCCTGAGCCTCCCATCGGCTCGGCAGTGCCAACCTCTTCAGCCTCCATCCCTGTGACCTCATCAGTCTCAGATCCTGGAGTGGGCTCCATTTCCCCAGCTTCTCCAAAGATCTCCCTGGCCCCCACAGATG TAAAAGAACTCTCTACCAAGGAACCTGGGAGAACTCTGGAGCCCCAGGAGCTGGCTCGGATAGCTGGGAAAG TCCCTGGTCTTCAGAATGAACAGAAACGATTCCAACTGGAAGAACTAAGAAAGTTTGGGGCCCAGTTTAAG CTTCAGCCCAGTAGCTCACCGGAGAACAGCCTGGATCCTTTTCCTCCCCGGATCTTAAAGGAGGAGgccaaaggaaaagagaaggaggtTGATGGTCTCTTGGCTTCAGAGCCCATGGGGTCTCCTGTCTCCTCCAAGACAGAGTCTTTATCGGATAAGGAGGACAAACCACCCCTGGCACCAGCAGGAGGCACTGAGGGGCCAGAACAGCCCCCACCACCTTGCCCAAGCCAAACCGGCAGCCCCCCGGTGGGCCTTATTAAGGGGGAGGACAAGGATGAAGGCCCTGTTGCTGA ACAAGTGAAGAAATCAACGTTGAACCCCAATGCCAAGGAGTTCAATCCCACAAAGCCTCTGCTGTCTGTG AATAAATCCACTAGTACTCCAACTTCTCCGGGGCCCCGGACTCATTCAACTCCCTCCATCCCGGTGCTGACAGCAGGCCAGAGTGGGCTATACAGCCCCCAGTACATCTCCTACATACCTCAGATCCACATGGGACCAGCTGTGCAG GCACCTCAGATGTATCCATATCCTGTATCTAATTCAGTGCCTGGGCAGCAGGGCAAGTACCGGGGAGCAAAAG GCTCCCTGCCCCCGCAGCGCTCGGACCAACACCAGCCAGCCTCAGCCCCGCCAATGATGCAGGCTGCTGCGGCTGCTGGCCCACCTCTGGTGGCTGCCACACCCTATTCTTCCTATATTCCCTACAACCCTCAGCAGTTCCCAGGCCAGCCTGCCATGATGCAGCCCATGGCCCACTACCCCTCACAG CCGGTGTTTGCCCCCATGCTTCAAAGCAACCCACGCATGCTGACGTCGGGCAGCCATCCCCAGGCCATCGTGTCATCCTCCACCCCTCAGTACCCTTCTGCGGAGCAGCCTACCCCGCAAGCCCTTTATG CCACTGTTCACCAGTCCTACCCACACCATGCCACGCAGCTCCATGCCCACCAGCCGCAGCCAGCTACCACACCTACCGGGAGCCAGCCGCAGTCCCAGCATGCGGCCCCCAGTCCTGTCCAG CATCAGGCGGGGCAGGCCCCACACCTGGGCAGTGGACAGCCACAGCAGAATCTGTACCACCCAGGGGCCCTGACAGGCACACCGCCCTCTCTGCCACCGGGACCTTCTGCCCAGTCCCCTCAGAGCAGCTTCCCCCAGCCAGCCGCTGTGTATGCCATCCACCACCAGCAGCTGCCCCACGGCTTCACCAACATGGCCCATGTTACCCAG GCCCATGTCCAAACTGGAATCACAGCAGCCCCGCCCCCTCACCCTGGGGCTCCCCACCCGccccaggtgatgctgctgcACCCACCCCAGAGTCATGGGGGGCCCCCCCAAGGCGCGGTGCCCCAGAGTGGGGTGCCTGCACTCTCAGCTTCCACACCCTCACCCTACCCCTACATCGGACACCCCCAAG CTCCCCTTCCACCCCCCGGGGAACTGAAGATTGTCCTGGCCGCGACCTGA
- the ATXN2L gene encoding ataxin-2-like protein isoform X7 gives MLKPQPPQQPSQPQQPPPTQQAVARRPPGGTSPPNGGLPGPLATSAAPPGPPAAASPCLGPVAAAGSGLRRGTEGILAPQPPPPQQQHQERPGAATIGSARGQSTGKGPPQSPVFEGVYNNSRMLHFLTAVVGSTCDVKVKNGTTYEGIFKTLSSKFELAVDAVHRKASEPAGGPRREDIVDTMVFKPSDVMLVHFRNVDFNYATKDKFTDSAIAMNSKVNGEHKEKVLQRWEGGDSNSDDYDLESDMSNGWDPNEMFKFNEENYGVKTTYDSSLSSYTVPLEKDNSEEFRQRELRAAQLAREIESSPQYRLRIAMENDDGRTEEEKHSAVQRQGSGRESPSLASREGKYIPLPQRVREGPRGGVRCSSSRGGRPGLSSLPPRGPHHLDNSSPGPGSEARGINGGPSRMSPKAQRPLRGAKTLSSPSNRPSGETSVPPPPAAPPFLPVGRMYPPRSPKSAAPAPISASCPEPPIGSAVPTSSASIPVTSSVSDPGVGSISPASPKISLAPTDVKELSTKEPGRTLEPQELARIAGKVPGLQNEQKRFQLEELRKFGAQFKLQPSSSPENSLDPFPPRILKEEAKGKEKEVDGLLASEPMGSPVSSKTESLSDKEDKPPLAPAGGTEGPEQPPPPCPSQTGSPPVGLIKGEDKDEGPVAEQVKKSTLNPNAKEFNPTKPLLSVNKSTSTPTSPGPRTHSTPSIPVLTAGQSGLYSPQYISYIPQIHMGPAVQAPQMYPYPVSNSVPGQQGKYRGAKGSLPPQRSDQHQPASAPPMMQAAAAAGPPLVAATPYSSYIPYNPQQFPGQPAMMQPMAHYPSQPVFAPMLQSNPRMLTSGSHPQAIVSSSTPQYPSAEQPTPQALYATVHQSYPHHATQLHAHQPQPATTPTGSQPQSQHAAPSPVQHQAGQAPHLGSGQPQQNLYHPGALTGTPPSLPPGPSAQSPQSSFPQPAAVYAIHHQQLPHGFTNMAHVTQAHVQTGITAAPPPHPGAPHPPQVMLLHPPQSHGGPPQGAVPQSGVPALSASTPSPYPYIGHPQGEQPGQAPGFPGGADDRIPPLPPPGELKIVLAAT, from the exons ATGTTGAAGCCTCAGCCGCCACAACagccctcccagccccagcagccGCCCCCCACGCAACAGGCCGTGGCCCGCCGGCCCCCCGGGGGCACCAGCCCTCCCAACGGCGGGCTCCCGGGGCCGCTGGCCACCTCCGCGGCTCCGCCCGGGCCTCCAGCGGCCGCCTCCCCCTGCCTGGGGCCTGTGGCCGCTGCCGGTAGCGGGCTCCGCCGGGGAACAGAAGGCATCTTGgcgccgcagccgccgccgccgcagcagCAGCACCAGGAGAGGCCAGGGGCTGCCACCATCGGCAGCGCCAG gGGACAGAGCACAGGAAAGGGACCCCCACAATCACCT GTGTTTGAAGGTGTCTACAACAACTCCAGAATGCTGCATTTTCTTACCGCTGTTGTG GGCTCCACTTGTGATGTAAAGGTGAAAAATGGCACCACCTATGAGGGTATCTTCAAGACGCTAAGCTCAAAG TTTGAACTAGCAGTGGATGCTGTGCACCGGAAAGCATCTGAGCCAGCAGGTGGCCCTCGTCGGGAGGACATTGTGGACACCATGGTGTTTAAGCCAAGTGACGTCATGCTCGTTCACTTCCGAAACGTTGACTTCAACTACGCTACTAAAG ACAAGTTCACCGATTCAGCCATTGCCATGAACTCGAAAGTGAATGGGGAACACAAAGAGAAGGTGCTTCAGCGCTGGGAGGGGGGTGACAGCAACAGCGACGACTACGACCTTGAGTCCGACATG TCCAATGGATGGGACCCCAATGAAATGTTCAAGTTCAATGAGGAGAACTACGGTGTGAAGACCACCTATGATAGCAGTCTTTCTTCTTATAC GGTGCCCTTAGAAAAGGACAACTCAGAAGAGTTTCGTCAGCGAGAGCTACGTGCGGCCCAGTTAGCTCGAGAGATTGAATCAAGCCCCCAGTACCGCCTACGGATCGCCATGGAGAATGATGATGGGCGCACTGAAGAGGAGAAGCACAGTGCAGTGCAGCGGCAGGGTTCAGGGCGGGAGAGCCCCAGCTTGGCATCCAG GGAGGGGAAGTATATCCCTCTGCCTCAACGAGTCCGGGAAGGCCCCCGGGGAGGAGTTCGATGCAGCAGCTCTCGGGGCGGGCGGCCTGGCCTTAGCTCTTTGCCACCTCGTGGCCCTCACCATCTGGACAACAGTAGCCCTGGCCCAGGTTCTGAGGCCCGTGGTATCAATGGAG gccctTCCCGCATGTCCCCAAAGGCACAGCGGCCTCTGAGAGGTGCCAAGACTCTGTCTTCGCCCAGTAATAGGCCTTCTGGAGAAACTTCTGTTCCACCACCTCCTGCAG ctcctccttttcttccagtGGGCCGGATGTATCCCCCACGTTCTCCCAAGTCTGCTGCACCTGCCCCAATCTCAGCTTCCTGTCCTGAGCCTCCCATCGGCTCGGCAGTGCCAACCTCTTCAGCCTCCATCCCTGTGACCTCATCAGTCTCAGATCCTGGAGTGGGCTCCATTTCCCCAGCTTCTCCAAAGATCTCCCTGGCCCCCACAGATG TAAAAGAACTCTCTACCAAGGAACCTGGGAGAACTCTGGAGCCCCAGGAGCTGGCTCGGATAGCTGGGAAAG TCCCTGGTCTTCAGAATGAACAGAAACGATTCCAACTGGAAGAACTAAGAAAGTTTGGGGCCCAGTTTAAG CTTCAGCCCAGTAGCTCACCGGAGAACAGCCTGGATCCTTTTCCTCCCCGGATCTTAAAGGAGGAGgccaaaggaaaagagaaggaggtTGATGGTCTCTTGGCTTCAGAGCCCATGGGGTCTCCTGTCTCCTCCAAGACAGAGTCTTTATCGGATAAGGAGGACAAACCACCCCTGGCACCAGCAGGAGGCACTGAGGGGCCAGAACAGCCCCCACCACCTTGCCCAAGCCAAACCGGCAGCCCCCCGGTGGGCCTTATTAAGGGGGAGGACAAGGATGAAGGCCCTGTTGCTGA ACAAGTGAAGAAATCAACGTTGAACCCCAATGCCAAGGAGTTCAATCCCACAAAGCCTCTGCTGTCTGTG AATAAATCCACTAGTACTCCAACTTCTCCGGGGCCCCGGACTCATTCAACTCCCTCCATCCCGGTGCTGACAGCAGGCCAGAGTGGGCTATACAGCCCCCAGTACATCTCCTACATACCTCAGATCCACATGGGACCAGCTGTGCAG GCACCTCAGATGTATCCATATCCTGTATCTAATTCAGTGCCTGGGCAGCAGGGCAAGTACCGGGGAGCAAAAG GCTCCCTGCCCCCGCAGCGCTCGGACCAACACCAGCCAGCCTCAGCCCCGCCAATGATGCAGGCTGCTGCGGCTGCTGGCCCACCTCTGGTGGCTGCCACACCCTATTCTTCCTATATTCCCTACAACCCTCAGCAGTTCCCAGGCCAGCCTGCCATGATGCAGCCCATGGCCCACTACCCCTCACAG CCGGTGTTTGCCCCCATGCTTCAAAGCAACCCACGCATGCTGACGTCGGGCAGCCATCCCCAGGCCATCGTGTCATCCTCCACCCCTCAGTACCCTTCTGCGGAGCAGCCTACCCCGCAAGCCCTTTATG CCACTGTTCACCAGTCCTACCCACACCATGCCACGCAGCTCCATGCCCACCAGCCGCAGCCAGCTACCACACCTACCGGGAGCCAGCCGCAGTCCCAGCATGCGGCCCCCAGTCCTGTCCAG CATCAGGCGGGGCAGGCCCCACACCTGGGCAGTGGACAGCCACAGCAGAATCTGTACCACCCAGGGGCCCTGACAGGCACACCGCCCTCTCTGCCACCGGGACCTTCTGCCCAGTCCCCTCAGAGCAGCTTCCCCCAGCCAGCCGCTGTGTATGCCATCCACCACCAGCAGCTGCCCCACGGCTTCACCAACATGGCCCATGTTACCCAG GCCCATGTCCAAACTGGAATCACAGCAGCCCCGCCCCCTCACCCTGGGGCTCCCCACCCGccccaggtgatgctgctgcACCCACCCCAGAGTCATGGGGGGCCCCCCCAAGGCGCGGTGCCCCAGAGTGGGGTGCCTGCACTCTCAGCTTCCACACCCTCACCCTACCCCTACATCGGACACCCCCAAGGTGAGCAGCCTGGCCAGGCGCCTGGATTTCCAGGAGGAGCCGATGACAGGATTC CTCCCCTTCCACCCCCCGGGGAACTGAAGATTGTCCTGGCCGCGACCTGA
- the ATXN2L gene encoding ataxin-2-like protein isoform X13 produces the protein MLKPQPPQQPSQPQQPPPTQQAVARRPPGGTSPPNGGLPGPLATSAAPPGPPAAASPCLGPVAAAGSGLRRGTEGILAPQPPPPQQQHQERPGAATIGSARGQSTGKGPPQSPVFEGVYNNSRMLHFLTAVVGSTCDVKVKNGTTYEGIFKTLSSKFELAVDAVHRKASEPAGGPRREDIVDTMVFKPSDVMLVHFRNVDFNYATKDKFTDSAIAMNSKVNGEHKEKVLQRWEGGDSNSDDYDLESDMSNGWDPNEMFKFNEENYGVKTTYDSSLSSYTVPLEKDNSEEFRQRELRAAQLAREIESSPQYRLRIAMENDDGRTEEEKHSAVQRQGSGRESPSLASREGKYIPLPQRVREGPRGGVRCSSSRGGRPGLSSLPPRGPHHLDNSSPGPGSEARGINGGPSRMSPKAQRPLRGAKTLSSPSNRPSGETSVPPPPAAPPFLPVGRMYPPRSPKSAAPAPISASCPEPPIGSAVPTSSASIPVTSSVSDPGVGSISPASPKISLAPTDVKELSTKEPGRTLEPQELARIAGKVPGLQNEQKRFQLEELRKFGAQFKLQPSSSPENSLDPFPPRILKEEAKGKEKEVDGLLASEPMGSPVSSKTESLSDKEDKPPLAPAGGTEGPEQPPPPCPSQTGSPPVGLIKGEDKDEGPVAEQVKKSTLNPNAKEFNPTKPLLSVNKSTSTPTSPGPRTHSTPSIPVLTAGQSGLYSPQYISYIPQIHMGPAVQAPQMYPYPVSNSVPGQQGKYRGAKGSLPPQRSDQHQPASAPPMMQAAAAAGPPLVAATPYSSYIPYNPQQFPGQPAMMQPMAHYPSQPVFAPMLQSNPRMLTSGSHPQAIVSSSTPQYPSAEQPTPQALYATVHQSYPHHATQLHAHQPQPATTPTGSQPQSQHAAPSPVQHQAGQAPHLGSGQPQQNLYHPGALTGTPPSLPPGPSAQSPQSSFPQPAAVYAIHHQQLPHGFTNMAHVTQAHVQTGITAAPPPHPGAPHPPQVMLLHPPQSHGGPPQGAVPQSGVPALSASTPSPYPYIGHPQAPLPPPGELKIVLAAT, from the exons ATGTTGAAGCCTCAGCCGCCACAACagccctcccagccccagcagccGCCCCCCACGCAACAGGCCGTGGCCCGCCGGCCCCCCGGGGGCACCAGCCCTCCCAACGGCGGGCTCCCGGGGCCGCTGGCCACCTCCGCGGCTCCGCCCGGGCCTCCAGCGGCCGCCTCCCCCTGCCTGGGGCCTGTGGCCGCTGCCGGTAGCGGGCTCCGCCGGGGAACAGAAGGCATCTTGgcgccgcagccgccgccgccgcagcagCAGCACCAGGAGAGGCCAGGGGCTGCCACCATCGGCAGCGCCAG gGGACAGAGCACAGGAAAGGGACCCCCACAATCACCT GTGTTTGAAGGTGTCTACAACAACTCCAGAATGCTGCATTTTCTTACCGCTGTTGTG GGCTCCACTTGTGATGTAAAGGTGAAAAATGGCACCACCTATGAGGGTATCTTCAAGACGCTAAGCTCAAAG TTTGAACTAGCAGTGGATGCTGTGCACCGGAAAGCATCTGAGCCAGCAGGTGGCCCTCGTCGGGAGGACATTGTGGACACCATGGTGTTTAAGCCAAGTGACGTCATGCTCGTTCACTTCCGAAACGTTGACTTCAACTACGCTACTAAAG ACAAGTTCACCGATTCAGCCATTGCCATGAACTCGAAAGTGAATGGGGAACACAAAGAGAAGGTGCTTCAGCGCTGGGAGGGGGGTGACAGCAACAGCGACGACTACGACCTTGAGTCCGACATG TCCAATGGATGGGACCCCAATGAAATGTTCAAGTTCAATGAGGAGAACTACGGTGTGAAGACCACCTATGATAGCAGTCTTTCTTCTTATAC GGTGCCCTTAGAAAAGGACAACTCAGAAGAGTTTCGTCAGCGAGAGCTACGTGCGGCCCAGTTAGCTCGAGAGATTGAATCAAGCCCCCAGTACCGCCTACGGATCGCCATGGAGAATGATGATGGGCGCACTGAAGAGGAGAAGCACAGTGCAGTGCAGCGGCAGGGTTCAGGGCGGGAGAGCCCCAGCTTGGCATCCAG GGAGGGGAAGTATATCCCTCTGCCTCAACGAGTCCGGGAAGGCCCCCGGGGAGGAGTTCGATGCAGCAGCTCTCGGGGCGGGCGGCCTGGCCTTAGCTCTTTGCCACCTCGTGGCCCTCACCATCTGGACAACAGTAGCCCTGGCCCAGGTTCTGAGGCCCGTGGTATCAATGGAG gccctTCCCGCATGTCCCCAAAGGCACAGCGGCCTCTGAGAGGTGCCAAGACTCTGTCTTCGCCCAGTAATAGGCCTTCTGGAGAAACTTCTGTTCCACCACCTCCTGCAG ctcctccttttcttccagtGGGCCGGATGTATCCCCCACGTTCTCCCAAGTCTGCTGCACCTGCCCCAATCTCAGCTTCCTGTCCTGAGCCTCCCATCGGCTCGGCAGTGCCAACCTCTTCAGCCTCCATCCCTGTGACCTCATCAGTCTCAGATCCTGGAGTGGGCTCCATTTCCCCAGCTTCTCCAAAGATCTCCCTGGCCCCCACAGATG TAAAAGAACTCTCTACCAAGGAACCTGGGAGAACTCTGGAGCCCCAGGAGCTGGCTCGGATAGCTGGGAAAG TCCCTGGTCTTCAGAATGAACAGAAACGATTCCAACTGGAAGAACTAAGAAAGTTTGGGGCCCAGTTTAAG CTTCAGCCCAGTAGCTCACCGGAGAACAGCCTGGATCCTTTTCCTCCCCGGATCTTAAAGGAGGAGgccaaaggaaaagagaaggaggtTGATGGTCTCTTGGCTTCAGAGCCCATGGGGTCTCCTGTCTCCTCCAAGACAGAGTCTTTATCGGATAAGGAGGACAAACCACCCCTGGCACCAGCAGGAGGCACTGAGGGGCCAGAACAGCCCCCACCACCTTGCCCAAGCCAAACCGGCAGCCCCCCGGTGGGCCTTATTAAGGGGGAGGACAAGGATGAAGGCCCTGTTGCTGA ACAAGTGAAGAAATCAACGTTGAACCCCAATGCCAAGGAGTTCAATCCCACAAAGCCTCTGCTGTCTGTG AATAAATCCACTAGTACTCCAACTTCTCCGGGGCCCCGGACTCATTCAACTCCCTCCATCCCGGTGCTGACAGCAGGCCAGAGTGGGCTATACAGCCCCCAGTACATCTCCTACATACCTCAGATCCACATGGGACCAGCTGTGCAG GCACCTCAGATGTATCCATATCCTGTATCTAATTCAGTGCCTGGGCAGCAGGGCAAGTACCGGGGAGCAAAAG GCTCCCTGCCCCCGCAGCGCTCGGACCAACACCAGCCAGCCTCAGCCCCGCCAATGATGCAGGCTGCTGCGGCTGCTGGCCCACCTCTGGTGGCTGCCACACCCTATTCTTCCTATATTCCCTACAACCCTCAGCAGTTCCCAGGCCAGCCTGCCATGATGCAGCCCATGGCCCACTACCCCTCACAG CCGGTGTTTGCCCCCATGCTTCAAAGCAACCCACGCATGCTGACGTCGGGCAGCCATCCCCAGGCCATCGTGTCATCCTCCACCCCTCAGTACCCTTCTGCGGAGCAGCCTACCCCGCAAGCCCTTTATG CCACTGTTCACCAGTCCTACCCACACCATGCCACGCAGCTCCATGCCCACCAGCCGCAGCCAGCTACCACACCTACCGGGAGCCAGCCGCAGTCCCAGCATGCGGCCCCCAGTCCTGTCCAG CATCAGGCGGGGCAGGCCCCACACCTGGGCAGTGGACAGCCACAGCAGAATCTGTACCACCCAGGGGCCCTGACAGGCACACCGCCCTCTCTGCCACCGGGACCTTCTGCCCAGTCCCCTCAGAGCAGCTTCCCCCAGCCAGCCGCTGTGTATGCCATCCACCACCAGCAGCTGCCCCACGGCTTCACCAACATGGCCCATGTTACCCAG GCCCATGTCCAAACTGGAATCACAGCAGCCCCGCCCCCTCACCCTGGGGCTCCCCACCCGccccaggtgatgctgctgcACCCACCCCAGAGTCATGGGGGGCCCCCCCAAGGCGCGGTGCCCCAGAGTGGGGTGCCTGCACTCTCAGCTTCCACACCCTCACCCTACCCCTACATCGGACACCCCCAAG CTCCCCTTCCACCCCCCGGGGAACTGAAGATTGTCCTGGCCGCGACCTGA